In Dysgonomonadaceae bacterium zrk40, one genomic interval encodes:
- a CDS encoding DUF2156 domain-containing protein, with protein MLTFKPIALHDRDLINSYLCRQHYRASDLCFTNLCCWGSKFDTQFAVEDGWLFIRFHDNNGRNSYLMPIGGDDIREGVRVIMEDHKQFDTLFQMRGLTREMIDEIEAAMPGMFDYKLNRSVSDYIYTTEKLTHLRGKKLQSKRNHLNRFKRENDWKYKSLTGHPEVVKECKAMLDDWMEMNREEKDPTLTYDDHATTMMLDHFEELQLRGGLICVNNRIAAFTIGEPLTDDTIVVHVEKAFTTIHGAYTIINQQFAEHETEGYTYINREEDMGIENLRKAKLSYQPDILLEKFNARLKQQ; from the coding sequence ATGCTTACATTTAAACCGATTGCCCTGCATGACAGGGATCTGATCAATAGTTATTTATGCAGACAGCACTACAGGGCTTCAGACCTCTGTTTCACCAACCTTTGCTGTTGGGGCTCCAAGTTCGATACTCAGTTTGCCGTGGAAGATGGGTGGCTTTTCATACGCTTCCACGACAACAACGGTCGAAACTCCTATCTCATGCCCATCGGGGGTGATGATATCCGGGAGGGAGTTCGCGTAATTATGGAGGACCATAAGCAGTTTGACACCCTCTTTCAGATGAGGGGGCTCACCCGTGAGATGATCGATGAGATTGAAGCTGCAATGCCGGGTATGTTCGACTATAAGCTAAACCGTTCGGTTTCCGACTATATTTATACCACCGAGAAGCTGACCCACCTGAGGGGAAAAAAGCTGCAGAGTAAACGCAATCATCTTAACCGCTTCAAGAGGGAGAACGACTGGAAGTATAAGTCGCTGACCGGTCATCCCGAGGTCGTGAAGGAGTGCAAGGCGATGCTCGACGACTGGATGGAGATGAACCGGGAAGAGAAAGATCCCACGTTGACCTATGATGATCATGCCACCACAATGATGCTCGATCACTTCGAAGAGTTGCAGCTGAGGGGTGGACTCATCTGCGTGAACAACCGGATCGCCGCTTTCACCATCGGCGAACCGCTCACCGATGACACCATCGTGGTGCATGTGGAGAAAGCCTTCACCACCATTCATGGAGCCTATACGATTATCAACCAGCAGTTCGCGGAACATGAAACCGAAGGTTACACCTATATCAACCGAGAGGAGGACATGGGCATCGAGAACCTGCGCAAGGCGAAGCTCTCCTACCAACCTGATATCCTGCTGGAGAAGTTTAACGCTCGGCTCAAACAACAGTAA